tgaatgaaaacgacaaaaagagggtcaatatttaaagaaaaatatgtttccaGACACACCCTCTGTTCCGTAGATTCTTGTATGCACAAGTTCAACTAACTTgttttgctaaattttgtttaaaaaaagaactcATTCTCGTGAGGTATCTATATCATGTCGACGTCGGCTTGAACTGGTatgttaaattttgtattcaggtagaaaatggaaaaataaatttttggaatgaGCTGACCTTCTACTGCATATTAATGTAGCTTATCACAAAAAATGCAGTTTATATGCAAACAAGCATTGTTGTTGCAACACATTAACACGTAGaccttttcatatttttgtagattttataaataaatttgaatttagaatATCGTTTTGCATTACGAACTTAACTCATTTCGTCTGGCcattcaacgaaaatatttttttttaacgacaattttcaaattagaaCGAAAACTTACCCAAAGGCATATCACACAAAAGACAAGTGGAAGCTAACGCTCCAACGGATGCTCCACTAATTTTGTCCAACAATAGATGAGGTGCATATTTCTTGAAACAAACGGCGACCCCAACATGATAGATTCCCAGGAATCCACAACCAGCAAAtgacaaattcattttttttcctttttccaaACGAACGGAAATAATTTGCCCAAAAGAGGTCGACTATTTGATTGCAAACTTGAACTTATTTTCGAACTGTGATGTTAATTACCGAACACTCGGATGGAATGCTTAAAATTGTAGCCCAAATTGTATCGGAAATTTTTAAACGGTAATTCTTCTCCAACTTCTCTTTCCAAAatccgaacaaaaaaaatattttgtgtttatgtTCACAACTAGAAACTAAACCAAAATTGTGTATAGTATATGAATGTGCGTGCTTATTGACTGCACGTCAACTGACTAATGAAACCGTTTTTCCGTATACGCTCTGATAAGGTCTCCTATTGTATGTAATATGTCTATTTCACTTCGTTTTTAATCCGCGTTCGAATTCGTTACTTTTATCTGCTTATCATCTCATCCACATTGTAAATCAAATAACGTAACAAAAAACACACAGATACAAAActatcaaataaatattgactTCAAGTCAACTAGAAATTACATAAAGTAtatatttcaatagaaaacaaaaattggatgGCTTTGTACACAACCGCACTACTAACACTTTGAGAAATTGTGGTTCTGTAAACGAGTCAATCAAAAATTGCACttcacaaaattgataaatttgttgattttctcACAATAAATCGAATTGTTGTCGTTATTGTTTTGAATCATGTGTAGAAATCACTTAAGTATAAATTTTAATGGTCTGATCActgatggtttttttttttgcaacacaACATTCATCAACCACTGTTTAACACTTACTGTTCGGTTGTATTTTGCGCCGTAGATCTCGTTCTACGTATTTTGCTAGCTCGCATCACAGACCgttttagttgtgtgagtAAATACAAGCGATTCTCGTTCTTTCCGCTGTGTGTTTTCTATACATTATTTTTAGATGTTCGTTTGGCCtagtaaatatttataaaaatattttctctgtaTTGGTGTGCTGcgaatgttttgtttgaatgttGTTTGGGAGGTTTTATGGGTTTTTATCAAACTTAATGCACATTTTGTAGGTAACAGTAATCGAAAACATACCACTTTTTGTTAATGAATCAAACGTAATGTCCCAGATGATCAGTATTTTAATCGTAGGTAAAAAATTatctaatttgatttttcgtgCTTTTAGCTTCTGCAGCACAGATTAAtcaacattcaaaattttgattcgataaaatgtaattatttaatttgcGGCTAGATTATACCCTTACAAAGTATAGTTATTGGAAACTTTTCCGTCTTGCATAGATTTCAAACAAGAAACACAAGTACAATCGTACATATCAATAAAGCTAAAACTCAAGAATTTGCGATGGAAAGTTTTGTATTGTGGCTTGTAAATATCTCTGTTTCCAAAGTAATTCTTTTAAACAAACTGCATGAACGAATGGAGGTAAAACTTTCATAATAAGTGTATGAAGAGTGCATACTTAATGCATAATCCAACAAGGAAAAAAACCACCAACAAATggaaagtttttaaaaatgcaaattttttgtctccCAAAACCTATATTAACATGCATACAAGCGAACCGTTGTTCAATTTcattacatttaaattttgaaaatgttaaatggcTTGGTTTAATGTATATTGATGGTTCGTCTATGAACGCAGTCATCATCTGTTGATTGGTAGTGAAAACAACCGAAACAACCTAATGGATGAAACATTTGTATGACAGGTGAGCATTTATACGGTTTTTTTAAACTGCTGAAAACGAATTCTGTGAAAATGGTAGATGTGTCGCTAATCGCtcatctgttacttcttttgttgaatgcATTGTATAGTGATAATATTAAATCTTTCACTCTATTTGTTTCACATTGTACGTTGTGCTTTATAAAGAAACACTATTTAGACCTTATTTCTTGTCTTCgtagtcgataacagatgaggtCACCTGATACAGTCAGTTTTTCTTGATGATGACAAAATTGGGCAGTTTCCCGATTTTCGAAGGGccttttgttttttgtacgGATAAGGGGCAACAAGAGGCcttatgaaaaatttcgtcatacagtgccgaagggcttttttgagccagtagTAGTAGCACTGGGATTGGGTGTTGAACCTACCTAATGATATTCCTAAGTAAGCATGAAATCGttgtctaaattgaaattgcgGAGAAACCATTTAGAATCGACTAAATAGATTGAAGTAACTAAATTGAACTTTATTGAGGTGTTGTGGGCCAAATACTCTACTTTTTTACAGTTATATGAAAACAAAGACTTGCCGTTTGAAAGATAAATTCTGCCAAATTTTAACACGTTACCAGTTATTGTGACCtgtcaactttaggcacaccggaaagtgctaaggcagtcgaggaatacctccaaataaatttctaaaaatcaaaaatttgacttttaatttttagaaatttatttggaggtttTCCTCGACCCCCTtcgcactttccggtgtgcctaaagtgcctgctcgagcATTAGGGGATAACATTCGTGATACTATATTCTATGTATActatgagtaaaagtatccgagggcttcagccctggtaaagtaatagtattttactatgctggtgctgttacatgtataggcaataacctttacatcactcgcatagtaaaacgtcgtactacacacggaaaataaagttatatctcgtatcacgatgagtaaaagtacctcgggctgccgccctcggatactttttctcatctggatacgagatatcactttacttcccttgcatagtaatgtactattacatgactagagacaaaaagatgaaaagtagagttttcgtgtgaatcttgttgatccgaggcgaagccgaggtcaataaacacacgaaaacgagactttttatctttttatcccgagttatgtaatggattttacatgctgagggcgtcgaaagaagtgcttaaaacatgaaaagtacggttctcgacgcatgtagcatgtaaaattaaattacagtagtggaaaaattaaaattcaacatgttttctgatttgggagttgttgtggttggTAATTGAtttcacaagaatttcgttgaacaaatgaaaatcaacatttttattttctgaattttttgttaggcATGCGCTCGCAACAAgaatgaaatactaaaataaaaaatttagattttaatttgttaCAACAACGAAATTAGTTTAGAAACTCTGCTTCCATTCACTTAGATACCACATATTGACATCCCACAAAACCCAATACCGCATTACAGATGGATTGTATTTGTGGGTTGAAGAACGGTTAGTTTAAACGTGAAAGTAATGTGTGTTGAGtgcattaaattttgtgtggaatcattcaGAAACAACAACATCTTGCAGTCCAACATCACAATGCAGCATCTGTTATAGAAACAATCCCCGATGGAAAATGGTTGGTGGAAATATTACATTTGTAATTCGCTGTAATCTTTCGCATTGTCCAAAGAATTAAACAATTGGTTCGTTTTATTTctctcaatttaattttaaacaattaGGTACCACTAACGTGTACAGATTTATACTAAAGTTTACTGCTGTGGTGGCGTTAATGGGGAccaattattattgttgttacgGCCAACGGTAGCCGATTGATTGTCGCTTTTCACTGGAGAACGGTTTCCACATTCTAATGGCAAAATCGTTTCAGGCGACTGATTCGAGTATATTGGTCCTGGTGAAGTACAATCACTTTTCTGTGGATCGTTGTTCTCTGGTTGCGGATACGTGCTAGATTTCCAttatataaagaaaattttgttaataaataTGCCACCGGTATGTGCAAGTGTATTCTACCTCAATTCACTGATAATGGGTATGTACTCCGATGTCTGGTAATGATAGGAATTGGGATAAACTCCAAAATCAGCACCACTGTGCCAAGACGTTGAATAACCAAGATTGGTTAAGGTCGGATTCAGCACATTGCCGTAGATCTGATGCGACGGCGAAGACGGTGTCGGATGGTAAACCTTTAGACAAGATGCGTAAATTGGATACATGTAATTGCGAAACTAACAAATGGCCAAAACACTATAAATTAGTACAATTACTTGATGTGCAGCGTTGGATGTATAGATTTGTGGTGGAGAACCATTAGCAGATTGATATGGATCACTTTGTGATGTTGCCACCGTTGGAGAATATTGATGCGTTAAATGGTGGGTGGTGTATCCAGGCGATGAAGCGTAACCTGGAGAGCCATTTGAAGAGTGAGTCGGCGAAACTGTTGGAGCTAATTGATACGTTTTTCAGTATGTGCTATTAAAAATAGCTTAAAGGTGGGCTTACCGACAGGACTAACTGGCTGAGCAGTCGTCCAATAACTTCCAGACGGAGAACTTTGCCAGCATGTCGGATAAGAAGCATAAACGGATGGCGAGGCTGGCTCCAGCGAAAGGAATCCGGATGGCGGAGGGGAACTCGTGCTGCTAGAGTTCCGCGGTCTCTGACTCGTATATGGAACAGATCTAGCACTTCTGTTCGAATGAGTGCTGTATCTATCACAAGTTGTTAAAGACGCCTGGGTTGTAGGATATGAGCTATGCGGTAGAAACCAACTGTATGCAGAATTATCTCTCGAATAAACTGTATCTGGCCGCTCCTGATCAGGTATGTTTGTCGTTTAAAGAAATAATTCTCCAAAAacgttttacaaaataatttattcctCACCTTTGCGTCCAAAAATGCCTTGGCAAATGGattgtatttaattttcaacgaaGTCACTTCTTCATTTTGATATGCAGTTACAGCAATAAACTGCGTTTCCGGAAATGGATAAGTAATAGGATGACTGGGGTCGCAGCCAACACGAAGCAAGTGAACACGCGGCTCGTACTTGTGCAATGAATTCAACATAATCTGAAATTTAAGCATCTAGAAGCATAGGTGCAAAAAGTACGTTTGTTTTAGACTCGCAATCTACACTACTAAGACCATTCGGCCACTGTACCTGGCCAGATCCATTCGTTTTATTggttaattttactttagCAAATGATATGGGCTCTTTCATCCAATGTGCACCGAAATTGGGAGATTCTGGATGAAAGTACACGGGATTCGATGGTGGTTGTTCAGCCTTGCCACCTGCCACCTGTAAGATCgacatttttgttatattttatgAGGTTTATGAAGACTGAAGACGCTAGACGCTAACCTACTTTCGTAACTCTGTTTCTCTAGAATTCTAATTTAGTCATGTAGGAGGCACATACTATTACTAATATTGTCTCCAGGCGCTTATCATTAGCGCTaacttaaacattttatttaaaggtCATTCTGATACCAGCTCTGTGACAACTTTAGAGCTAACTTTCataaatctttcgaaaataatctaaGAACGTAATATAATAAACGGATCGTTTAAGAACCATGATATGTCCGCACCTAACACATCTTCTTGCCTATAGTCTTCAGCATCTGATTTTCTGATGCAAGCCCGTcgctttttaattaaacattatTGTAGAGATATCGGGTCGGTTTTTGTTGCTAAGAAAACAGTAGTAAACGTACAACAACAATCACCTCATAATGAGAAATCATTTAGGTATACAACGCTTTATAATTAGCACGTCAGCATGTTTAATCTTTCAGACAAGTTATTGTTTCTAACTAAGTGAATATCTCTCTATACCACAATCAATTATTATAAGCAAATTGTTTGCGCAGTAAAGGcctaaaacaaacaaacatacGCAAGCAAATAACATTGAAAAGTTTCTCTCGGAGTCCAAGTTTCAATTATACTGCACCggattgaaataaatttatttcgcttttgtgaatatttataaggaaagaaaaattagattCCAATCTGAGCTCGATTCTATATTTTCATCCAATTAATGCTCGGAACAGGTCGGTTTCGGTCTGACCGGATCACGAACCTGATGTTGACCCGAGCCTCATTTTAACCGGAATCTGAATTATGATTTCGAGTACCCGAACAATTATtagacaaataaaaaatgccGCCAAAAAATTCGGGTTACTCGATCCTGATCTGATATGTAAAGAAGTTCAagtcaggttcaggtcgaaTCGTACATTAAAAATTCAGATTTGGGTTGACAAATTTCAGGTTCAGTTCGAGttcgaaatagaaaattcaggttcaaaATTTAATAGTATGCATAAGATGGATGGACCAGCGAAAGTTGTAAGGGGAGAAAAAGAGGAAAGAATTGGAAATTAACCTACCCATTCGCCATTCACATACTTCCAACGGTGATTGTCAATCTGTTTAAATTCCAGTAACACGGTGTACATTGCTTCTCTGTCCAAGCCCGATGCCGTTACTTTAACAACCGGAAACATTCTCCtggaaaatagtaaaaaaaaattaaatttttggaatatgCATCTAAACTCTTCCACCGATTTTATGCGcatgaaaattgcattttataaaCAGAAAACGTGTTTCGTAgatcaaataaacaatttttattttgtttcttgTTATTCAATTAGCGCCCTTTGGTGTgtattttcgttcatttagCAAATTGTTTCTAACAAAATGTTACTATATTTATCATAAATATGAACACATGCATGGAGCATTAATGTTGAACCGAACACAGTACGTATTGAGAGGTAAATTATAGCATTGGactagaaaaataattaaaactttttagcACATCTACTTTTCAAAAGCAATGGACATTTTCTCATGAAAATTAAAGCAAAGATGTATATTATCTGAATGCATTACGAACCTTCCATTTTTTGTTACTATCATTTCATTGGTAAGATTTTGAAATCTCATCCACAATTCTCGATCGTCTAACGAAACCATTACATTTCTGTCCACATCGGGCGATCGACTTTGCATGCTTGTGTTTAACGGTCCCAAATTCGTTGGATTCGGTTCAATTGCTGACAAAATGTGAGAGGTTGCCATATTAtctggaagaaaaaaaaaataggatTAGTCTTTCACAGACTAGGAAACCTGTAGAAGcgctacattttttttctgtacttcTTTGCGCTTCATTTCATTGTGAAGTGACTTCACCCAGGTAAAATATCCATGAAATATCATAgtagtgaagttggttcacaaaaaaatagagcgctgacggaatgtactagaaatgtaaCAGAATTGTACAATTGATCTTTACTTAAGTTTGGAAATTTCCAAACAGAATCCTTAActtatttcaatttacataaaacattTGCGGTGGACCAATACCCCAGCAACTTATCTACATtaattaaggtggtaaaatgCAACCTAGTCTTAGAATTTAACATgtcaaattagaaattagCAGACGTCCCACATGTCCGATTTGTCCGATTTGTCcgactttttcaacatttgtcCGACTTTGTACGATTTGTCCGACTTGTCCgactttttcataaaaaattgtccAACTTTGTCCGACTTctcttcaaaaataaaaatttatgagaCTTTTTCTTCAAGATAAAATTTGTTAGTAACATTAAATGTTACTGATGCAAACTCGAAAAAATTCGCCCGCTCCGCTCGCATTTagttgtttacaaattttcacattgtACATGTAACTATAAAATTAAGGCAGTAAATATATTACTGTATTGACTTGTTATGTTGACTACATAGAGGTACCATAGAGGTTGACTCacatatttacaattttgtatacGTTAACTTACAATCAAAAGACAATCGAATTTATAAGTTATTTACAATCGCTAATTtgaaattgtatgtgaccagctggtgcaaaataacgtatgcacaccagttcggtttagcgattgtatatTCCTTCTGACTTATAACATCTAAGTTATAAGTTGTAGGTCGACAGGGAGGTTGTTGAACCATGATTGACTAGTAAGACTTCAAGAAGTGACATGCATCTGTTTAAATGTCCATAATGTTCAGACAGAAATCCAAAATAGTCTTTAAAAAGCCTGCGATGTAGACCCGAAGCAGGATCTATTGGAGAGTTTTTGCAGCGAAGCAAACTCGCTAGAGgtattttttatcttttagaTGAACTTCATTCCTGACGCCTCTAAATTCAGTTTATAAGTACAATTtatccaaagtatataaacatactgaaggtaatgcaaatacacaaaaactcacggaaccctactttcgggtgaatataatttttataatgttgGCCCTAGGCTGCATCTTTATACTCAACACAAAAACTCCAAACATCACGTAAGCAACATAACGcgtcttatattcacccgaaacttaggttccgtaaaatttgtgatccgctgagcatttgcattaccttcagtatgtttatatactttgcgaTTTATCGACGAGAAATTGTCCGATTTTGtactttattgaaaaaatacaGGTACTTTTCCTTAGAAAATGTCCGATTTAGTCCGACTTTTTAGCGAAAATATGTCCGATTTTGTCCgactttttcaagaaaaatgtcCGACTTGTTTTAAGTTGGACACCCCGAAAATCAGTGGGACGTCTGGAAATTTGTCAACAGTGCAAGAAGGGattaaggtggtattttgacagcgtcaaaacgaagtttgtttgctagggAGGGTATTGGGTGGACtgaaattaaatctttcacttcatttgttttatgaGATGTGTTTTCATGGGCTTTGCTACATAAGACGACATGGCTTGAACTCAttactttatttttataaaacaaaaaagttatgtcataaatataaatattttttttacgttttttacGTTACGGACTCAactaatttttcgataattctAGTGCAAATTGATTGCGTATCTTATCGcgacaatattttgataataaaaatatattttgtacaaatgcAAGCAGCTGTTTCAGTACACGACAAAAGTGTTTAAGTTTATTAAgttaaaaaatgaataagGATGACGATAATAGCGGTGCAAACAAATTCGCGTTAATGATTGCGTCGTTGCTCCTCATTGCAACGGCATGTGTATGTTTTTCAGtgagtgttttttttaactgaatattggaaatatttgcGAATGTGATTCGGATATGAGTACGATCATTTCATATTCTTTTCCTTCCTTCATCTGTGCAAAAGCAAAACCAATGCTCATctatttccaaataaattccCAGTGCTACAGAATTTGTGTGGTAGGCCGAATGCGGAAAAAGCAACAGCGATTACCACCAATTGAAGATATAcgtattgaaaatattaatcaaGCACCACCAACCTCACACGTTACAGCGACTCAACAATCTGACCATCAATTAGTGTTGAACATTTCGACTACTTCAGCGAGTAAAAACTAATGTGTAAAACTCAGTGAAATTTTTGACTCGATATAATACTTTCAGTTAACCAAAATTCGGTAAGACGTTGTCCGTTGGCAGAATTACAGAACGAATATGAGCGACGAACGCTAGAAAGAAGTACAAACTTAAGCAATAAAGACTCTTCTCTTCCACCATACAGTTCTAAAGGTTTGTTCATGAAATGTATGTCTTACACTGCACGTCTTGGTAAAATGTATTATTTTAGATGATAGTTTGCCAAGCTATGACCAAGTCATTAGAAATGGAGCTGATGATAACAATTTAGGGTTTAACAGATGAAGTACAAAATGAGACTTGGAGTATTAATACTTGaagcaacaaaaattttggacACCCTGTTTAACTTGGAGTTTGATCTTGACGAAAGCCTGTAATatgaaaaaagtgattttctgAGTTCCAATGGGggataaaaaatttcacaagtttatttttaatcgacgttaATCTTTATTTTAAGCAAAAAGTTGTTCTGCAATATGCCTCTAAAATGCATCGATGTTTATACAAActtaattgtaaaaaatttgccaaaatgaaGGCAGCCAAAGTCATATACCAAAACAAGGAGACTGAATAATTTTTCCCACCTGTgcacaaatttttcatttcaattacatGTCCACAAGCACACCACAAACCATTTCCTCATATGTACTCTAATGCTCCTGTGCCAAAGCGCaacattaaaaatatcgaattccTTGGCTGCCCGTTCTTGGTATTTTCTTTCGATCAAGTTTTCACGTTACGGACCCAACTAATTTGTCGATAATTCTAGTGCAAATTGATTACGTATCTTATCGCTCTATCCAATGATgtgattaaataaaaattatatttcgaaAGAATAGAAGCAGCTGATTCAGTACGAGACAAAACGTAAAAGTGTTTTAGGTTTATTGAGTTAAAAAATGAATGAGGAGGATGAAAAAGGTGCTCAGAAACTTGCTGTATTGATTGTATCGATGCTTGTTTTTGCAACGGCATGTGTATCTTTTTCAGTGAGTATTTTTTACTCCATGCATTGTTAGGAGTATTATTTATGTGGTTCGGATGTGAGTATACGAATGATCAATCATAGTGATACTCTTTGCCGaatataaatcaaattattcaaaattgtgTTACAGTGTTACAGAATTTGCAGGGAAGACCGGCTGCGTAAAAGACAACAGCGGATAGCACCAGTTGAACCTGAGCCGATTCGTATTGATAATATTATAAATCAAACGACACAAAGCACAGATGTTACAACGATGCAACAATCTGACCATGAATTAGTGTTCGGCTCGCTTAACACTTCGACCACAACTACTCCGACGCTAGAACTAAGTACACACTTAGACGATAAAGAAGCTTCACTTCCACCATACAGTTCTAAAGGTTTGTACATGAAATATATCTGTGTCTGATAACTGCacgtttttataaaatgtttattatagATGATAGCTTACCGAGCTATGATCAAGTCGTTAGAAATGGAGTTAATAAAAGCATTTAGGGCATACCCTGATTTGTGGTCTTTGTTCTGGACGAATAACATGGGAAACTtataaaattggatttttaagCTACTAGTAACCAAAAGACAAGCAATAAAAGTGATGCCGGAAGAACACtgttttttattggaaattaattttcgataaaaaagtaACGAGAATTAAACCTTTTAGAAAGGATGGTCACTTTCTATCGGCAGTGACGACCAAAATAAATACTTGGTACActtaacaaacgaagtaaccGACTTAAGAGGTGGAATAGTGGTGCAGAGCCACTTCAAAATTAAACACTCTATTAGAGACGACAAATTGCGTGGTATCAAGCACTGCTAAGTTTCGAAACATCATCGCCGGCCGATGCTCGAGCTTGATTTACCTATGACTTCGACAGTATCTTAATAAACATTACAAGAAGACAAGGCCATAGATGGTAGGCATTATTCGTCTAAATATCGTACTAACTATGTAGTAGAGACCAGTTGTTGCTCGTTATGCATATCAACATAATGTAAGGACTGTAATATAGCCAATGATAGATTCAGTATGTCATTACATAatagttttatttgttcatcGCTACGTTCTGGtcacaaacgaaaaatatcgaaatgaaatttccaacattttttcctAGATGATAAGTAATAAggagcatttatcactcggcgACACTAGATGTGTGTGACATATCATTTCTCCATAAAgtcaacgaaagttttacttttcgacaCTGtgctgagaaaaaaaaagtttaatcaaGACTCTTCACTCCATAGACCACTTGCATGGCAACGAAATTTTATGGTAAGTTATTAATACTGTTATATaccacaaaaacaaatattgtaaataaatgtttctgGAAATTATTGAGGCAAGTtttgtaaagtaaaatatttacaaattttcgtgtccattttattaaaaaaaaattgagacttaattgaaaatgtctttgataaatatatttttttatgaatatttaaataaatattcgacGATCATGTGTATGTCTATCTCTCTGAATGTGAATatagattttaatttgtttgcttAAGATTACCGTGACTTCGATATTtgcttaaaaataatttcgtgtatcgttttattttatttttattttttgtggagAATTTGGGAGCCATACTCGTTGATAATGTAATAGATATATGTTTTGCCGAGATGACAATCACATTTCATTTCGTTAGActgatttgaaaaaaaatatttcgacaaaaaaaagaagtttcttTAACCGTTCAATAAGTTGTTTTTTTACCTTGAATTGAACTACTCAGTCATGATCGACTAATTTTTAAGACAACTTTTATTAAATGGACGacatgaaattcaatttatcgtTTCCAACTAAAATATGAAATCCCACAATGCTTTGATTATGATGGATGTTGATGGCTTTTGACTTTTTAAGAATAgtaaatttctgttttggatGTTCACGCGGGcgcaaatctttttttttttttttttaattgtaaaaacaCTTTTATTAATCTTAAACGATGAcgacaaataaccatttcttTTGCCAAAATAAATCATCAAACTAATCATCAGTTTGTAAAAATACTTGGATCCGATGGACAGATTCGATTATTACACTGAAAGACTGATATGAGGATTTAGTAgatatccaattttttttcaaactgtTTTTGAGAgatgatttttgaaaagatcgtttttttactggaTGCACCATTGTGggcagtctttttttcgcatatttaaataaagattttgaattcaaaaaattacacGCATCTTCCGATGcctaacatttttcaatggacTTCAGAAGTACCACAATCTCATCCGACCCTGGCGACAGTAACAAGGAAGTACCCAACTTCTAAGACGCTGATCAGAAGCTTAAACgtaaagaaaaattagttttcatgtgtcggggccgaaaatgagggagttttgagatttttctctggttttcgaccccttacatgaaaaattttttgagtatctgttttggacgattgattttaggcactttcgcatgtactcgcgaaattgcctaaaaacaatcgt
This region of Bradysia coprophila strain Holo2 chromosome IV, BU_Bcop_v1, whole genome shotgun sequence genomic DNA includes:
- the LOC119066841 gene encoding T-related protein isoform X2, with product MHNMATSHILSAIEPNPTNLGPLNTSMQSRSPDVDRNVMVSLDDRELWMRFQNLTNEMIVTKNGRRMFPVVKVTASGLDREAMYTVLLEFKQIDNHRWKYVNGEWVAGGKAEQPPSNPVYFHPESPNFGAHWMKEPISFAKVKLTNKTNGSGQMLKFQIMLNSLHKYEPRVHLLRVGCDPSHPITYPFPETQFIAVTAYQNEEVTSLKIKYNPFAKAFLDAKERPDTVYSRDNSAYSWFLPHSSYPTTQASLTTCDRYSTHSNRSARSVPYTSQRPRNSSSTSSPPPSGFLSLEPASPSVYASYPTCWQSSPSGSYWTTAQPVSPVAPTVSPTHSSNGSPGYASSPGYTTHHLTHQYSPTVATSQSDPYQSANGSPPQIYTSNAAHQVYHPTPSSPSHQIYGNVLNPTLTNLGYSTSWHSGADFGVYPNSYHYQTSEYIPIISELSTYPQPENNDPQKSDCTSPGPIYSNQSPETILPLECGNRSPVKSDNQSATVGRNNNNNWSPLTPPQQ
- the LOC119066841 gene encoding T-related protein isoform X4; the protein is MHNMATSHILSAIEPNPTNLGPLNTSMQSRSPDVDRNVMVSLDDRELWMRFQNLTNEMIVTKNGRRMFPVVKVTASGLDREAMYTVLLEFKQIDNHRWKYVNGEWVAGGKAEQPPSNPVYFHPESPNFGAHWMKEPISFAKVKLTNKTNGSGQIMLNSLHKYEPRVHLLRVGCDPSHPITYPFPETQFIAVTAYQNEEVTSLKIKYNPFAKAFLDAKERPDTVYSRDNSAYSWFLPHSSYPTTQASLTTCDRYSTHSNRSARSVPYTSQRPRNSSSTSSPPPSGFLSLEPASPSVYASYPTCWQSSPSGSYWTTAQPVSPVAPTVSPTHSSNGSPGYASSPGYTTHHLTHQYSPTVATSQSDPYQSANGSPPQIYTSNAAHQVYHPTPSSPSHQIYGNVLNPTLTNLGYSTSWHSGADFGVYPNSYHYQTSEYIPIISELSTYPQPENNDPQKSDCTSPGPIYSNQSPETILPLECGNRSPVKSDNQSATVGRNNNNNWSPLTPPQQ
- the LOC119066841 gene encoding T-related protein isoform X1, with translation MHNMATSHILSAIEPNPTNLGPLNTSMQSRSPDVDRNVMVSLDDRELWMRFQNLTNEMIVTKNGRRMFPVVKVTASGLDREAMYTVLLEFKQIDNHRWKYVNGEWVAGGKAEQPPSNPVYFHPESPNFGAHWMKEPISFAKVKLTNKTNGSGQMLKFQIMLNSLHKYEPRVHLLRVGCDPSHPITYPFPETQFIAVTAYQNEEVTSLKIKYNPFAKAFLDAKERPDTVYSRDNSAYSWFLPHSSYPTTQASLTTCDRYSTHSNRSARSVPYTSQRPRNSSSTSSPPPSGFLSLEPASPSVYASYPTCWQSSPSGSYWTTAQPVSPVAPTVSPTHSSNGSPGYASSPGYTTHHLTHQYSPTVATSQSDPYQSANGSPPQIYTSNAAHQVIVYHPTPSSPSHQIYGNVLNPTLTNLGYSTSWHSGADFGVYPNSYHYQTSEYIPIISELSTYPQPENNDPQKSDCTSPGPIYSNQSPETILPLECGNRSPVKSDNQSATVGRNNNNNWSPLTPPQQ
- the LOC119066841 gene encoding T-related protein isoform X3 encodes the protein MHNMATSHILSAIEPNPTNLGPLNTSMQSRSPDVDRNVMVSLDDRELWMRFQNLTNEMIVTKNGRRMFPVVKVTASGLDREAMYTVLLEFKQIDNHRWKYVNGEWVAGGKAEQPPSNPVYFHPESPNFGAHWMKEPISFAKVKLTNKTNGSGQIMLNSLHKYEPRVHLLRVGCDPSHPITYPFPETQFIAVTAYQNEEVTSLKIKYNPFAKAFLDAKERPDTVYSRDNSAYSWFLPHSSYPTTQASLTTCDRYSTHSNRSARSVPYTSQRPRNSSSTSSPPPSGFLSLEPASPSVYASYPTCWQSSPSGSYWTTAQPVSPVAPTVSPTHSSNGSPGYASSPGYTTHHLTHQYSPTVATSQSDPYQSANGSPPQIYTSNAAHQVIVYHPTPSSPSHQIYGNVLNPTLTNLGYSTSWHSGADFGVYPNSYHYQTSEYIPIISELSTYPQPENNDPQKSDCTSPGPIYSNQSPETILPLECGNRSPVKSDNQSATVGRNNNNNWSPLTPPQQ
- the LOC119066842 gene encoding uncharacterized protein LOC119066842, producing MNKDDDNSGANKFALMIASLLLIATACVCFSCYRICVVGRMRKKQQRLPPIEDIRIENINQAPPTSHVTATQQSDHQLVLNISTTSAINQNSVRRCPLAELQNEYERRTLERSTNLSNKDSSLPPYSSKDDSLPSYDQVIRNGADDNNLGFNR